In Tenacibaculum sp. 190524A02b, the genomic stretch GCTGTTGGACCTATCATGATTTGGTTGGGAATTACAGCGATCAGAAGAAACCATAAATTAAAAGACATGATGTCGGATCATAAAAAGATCGAAGAACACGAACATGATCCGAATAATATGATTCACTTACATGGAAAATCAGGAGAGGAAATAGCTATGAATCCTATCAATAGATCTTTTTGGATAGGAATGTTACATGGTTTAGCAGGAACTGGAGGCGCATTAACATCTGTTTTGGTTATTAGTGCAAGTACAATTACTGAAGCTATTTGGATTTTAGTTATAGAATCCTTAGGGGTTATTTTTGCTATGGCAGCCTATAGTTATGTACTTATTTTTACCATGAGTCGATTTATTGAAAGAAACATGTCGATTTTTAAATGGTTAAATGCATCAATAGGAATTATTTCAATCATTATAGGATGTATTTGGATTTATAAAACATTAATGCATTAACCATGCAACACAAAACTAAATTTCCCTTTACAGCAATTATTGGTCAAGATGATTTTAAGTTATGTTTATTGTTAAACTTAATAGATCCAACTATAGGTGGAGTTTTGGCTACTGGAGATAAAGGCACAGGAAAAACAACAACAGTTAGAGCATTAAGTCAATTAATGGGAAAAGATTTTCCGTTTATCAATTTACCTATAGGAGCTACTGAAGATAGAGTTTTAGGGAGTGTAAATATAGAAGCACTTATAAATCAGAAAAAAACAATTGTAGATAAAGGTTTGATAGCTAAAGCAAATCAGGGGTTTTTGTACATAGATGAAATTAACTTACTAAATGATTATCTGATGGACGTGCTTTTAGATGCTTCTTCTTCTGGAGGATATCATTTAGAAAGAGAAGGAATTTCACAATGGCTAGAAAGTAGATTTTGTTTAGTAGGAACTATGAATCCCGAAGAAGGAGATTTACGTCCGCAATTGAAAGATAGATTTGGGTTAAGTGTAAACATAACTACACCAAAAGATATTGCTATTCGAAAAAAAATAGCGATACAACGTTTAGATTTTGATACCACTCCAACTGATTTTTATGAAAAACGAAAGGAACAAGAATTAAGGTTGAAAACAGAAATTCTATCAGCTAAACACAAATTAACAGAGGTAACACTATCTGAGGAGGTACAAAATGAAGCTGCTAAATTAACTATAGAGGCAAATGTTGAAGGAATGCGAGCAGATATTTTATTGTTAAAAACGGCAAGAGCTTATGCAGCATTACTTAATCAAGATAAGGTTACTGTTGAAATGCTACATAGAATAGCAACGTATGTTTTACAGCATAGAAGCAAAGATTTTATACCACCTGAGTCAAATAATGATAAAAAAGAAGGTGAAAATAAAGAACAAGAAAAACCTGATAAGAAAGATAATCAAACTCAGGGTAATAATTCTTTTCAACTACCTGAAAGTGTACAAAACGGATTAAAGTTTTCAATTACCCAAACCTCAAAAAAAAAAGAGGTAATATTACCTACTAAAACACTTAAAAAAACACCTTATATTGCAACACCATCACCATCTATTGCATTAGTAAAGACAATTAAAAACTACATGGCTACGGAAAAGTTTACAGCAATATATAAGCAAGTAACCGAAAAAGCAGCTGCAAAAATTGTATTCTTACTAGATACTAGTGCTTCTATGGCGGTAGATAAACAATTAGGCTATGTAAAAGGTATTGTTCAAAAAACAATAAATAGGTATCCAACAAAAAAAGTAGAATACGCTATTATAACATTGGATAATTCGTCAGCAAAAGTTGTACAAGACTTTACAAGTGATAATGCGATTCTCAATAAAATAAGTCATCAATTAAGAGCCGGAGGAAAAACAAATTTAGGATGTGCGTTTTTTAAGGTTTTTGAATTATTGAAATCTATCAATAAAAAAGCAGTACAATTGTTTGTATTAACAGATGGAAAAATAAATTCAGGAAAAGAAAATCCATTTGAATATGCAATACAATCCTATAAAACCTATTTGTCCAAGCTTAATAATACCACTATAATAGATACCGAAAACGGATTTGTTAAACTTGGTAGAGCAAAATTATTGGCAGATACTTTAAAAGTTAATTACATTCCATTAACATCATTATAAAATCATGGCAAAAGCATTCTTAATAGCAGCTCCATGGAGTAATTCAGGGAAAACAACTATTACACTTGGTTTAGCTCGTTATTTTAGTAATGAAGGACTAAAAGTACAAACCTTTAAATGCGGTCCTGATTATATAGATACTATTCATCACACAACCGCTGCAAGGAATCCTAGTGTTAATTTGGATAGTGTACTAATGTCTGATGCGCATATACAAGAAGTCTTTACAAAGTACAGTTCAGTAGCAGATGTAAATATTGTAGAAGGAGTCATGGGACTTTTTGATGGTGCAGAAAAAGATAAAGGAAGCTCAGCAGAGATTGCAAAAAAGTTAAATATCCCTGTAGTTTTAGTCGTAAATGCCAAGGCAATGGCGTATACTATTGCACCTATTTTACACGGATTAAAAACGTTTGATCCAGCAGTAAAAATAGCGGGAGTTCTTTTTAATTTTGTAAGAACAGAGTCACATTACGCATTTTTAAAAGAAGCTTGTGATTCTGTTGGGTTGACTTCTTTGGGGTATATTCCACCAAATGATGCTATAAAAATTCCATCCAGACATTTAGGCTTGCATATTGATACTTCTTTTGAAGAGGTTATAGAAAATGCTGCTTCACATATTGGTAAACATATCAAGGTAGATGTATTAATTAATGAAGTAGCTAGAGAGGTAGAGGTCATCAAGGGAGTTTCCAATGGGCTTTCCAATGGGTTTAAACCCATTGGAAAAATAGCAGTAGCTAAGGATGAAGCTTTCACTTTTACATATCTAGAAAATCTGAATTATCTAAAAGAATTAGGAGAAGTTACTTTTTTCAGTCCACTACATGATAATACATTACCTGAAGCAGATATTATTTATTTAGCAGGAGGCTATCCAGAATTGTACTTAGAGCAATTAAGTACTAATACCCAAATGAGAGAAGCTATAAAAAAAGCTGCTGAAAAGGGAGTGAAAATTTTAGCAGAATGTGGAGGAATGATGTATCTAGGAAATCAAATAATTAATCAAGAAGGAATTTCATATCCTATGGTTGGAGTATTTGATTTTAGTACAACAATGGAAAATAAAAAACTACATTTAGGTTATAGAAAAGTTGTTTTTGAAGACGAAACAATTTGGGGACATGAATTTCACTATTCCTCAATAATGCAGGATGATTACAGTTCTGTAGCCGAAATATACACCGCAAGAAATAAAGAAATAAATACCAAAGTATACTCCTATAAAAACGTTTTAGCAAGTTACATACACTTGTATTGGGGCGAAGGAAATTTCAATTGGTTTCCCAAGGGGATTAATTCCCTTGGGAAAGAGGAGAAAGATTACTATTTCGTAACCTTTGCCACAGCAAAATCAAGAATTTCAGATAGAATGGTGAAGTATAACTCAAGAAAGTTCATAAAAGAGTTAGATCCATTAATTTTTGAAACGGATGATATAGAACAAATGAGGCAACTATTTAAAGAAGCCTTTAAGAGATATGAAATGGATGTAGATTGTTTTAATATTTTACCAGACCATATCCATATCTTGTTAAAAATAAATAGTGAAAAAGAACTAGCAATTCAGATTAAAAATTTAAAAGGATATACTTCTTATAAATTTCAGAGATTTAAAGAATGGGAAAAGGGAACTCAAAAAGTTTGGGTTCAGAAATTTCATAGAAAAAAGATCTCTAAAACAGATGGCTCAATAGAAAGAGTAACGAATTACATTAAAAATAATCATTATAAACATCAAGAACGTTGGGGAGAAGAAATGAGTGAATTCATTGCATCTTTGATCCAAGGGGACTGCCAAGGGGATTAATCCCCTTGGAATTAAGAAAGTTATGCATTTAATAGCAACAATACCAGGAGGATGGAATCCAGATGATGACGGCGTCTTTTATATAGAACAACAACCAGGAGATATTGTTTTTTTAAGCGCAGGTGATACCGAAATACATACGGTAAATGAAGCCTATAAAAAACTTTATGATCAAGAAAGAGAAGGTCTTCCAAGTTTGCGTATGACAAATTTGGTGTATCTAAAACAAGAACTTACGATTGATAATTATTTAGAGGATGTTTTAGAAAAAGCCAAAGTGATTGTTTGTAGTCTTTTAGGTGGGATTAGTTATTATAAATATTTAGTTGAATCTTTGGTAGAACTGCAAGAAGAAACCAATTGTGTATTACTATTTATACCAGCGCACGAACCCGATTATGAATTAATGAAACTATCATCGGTAGATATTCAAATGGTGCATCATTGTAGGCAGTATTTACAGCAAGGAGGAAAAACAAATGCAGTTAACTTTTTAAATTATATCCGTAAACATTTTTTTAACCAAACTATAGAGGTCGCTATTGCAGAACAAATAGACGACTTATTTTTATATACATTTGAAAATGGAATTGTTACACAAGAAGAATTAGATTCAAGTTTAGATCGTAGTAAATCAATAACAGTTTTATTAGCCTATAGAACTCATTTTTTAGCGAATAATTTAGAGCCTTTACAGGTTTTAAGTCAATCGTTAATAGACCAAGGAATGCAGCCTGTTGTAGTTTTTGCAAATAATTTAAGAGATCCTGATACGTTAGTGAATCTTGAAAAATTAATGACTAATTCAGGCACTAGAAAAATAGCAACCATGATTAATACAACAGGATTTACAATAAAATCTTCGGATACAACAGATTTTATTTTCGATCGATTAGGGATTCCTGTATTACAAGCTATTTTTTCAACAACAAATAAAACAGTTTGGGAAGAAGGTATGTTTGGTTTGCCACCAACAGATATTGCAATGAATGTAGCTTTACCAGAAATTGATGGAAGAATTATAGGAAGAGCCGTTTCTTTTAAAAAGGAGATTCAAAAAGATGAACTTACAGATAGTACCATCGTAAAATACGAAGCACATCAACCTGCTTGTGAGTTTATGGCACGATTAGCAAAAAACTGGATTACATTACAGGGAAAGAAAAACAAAGAAAAACGTATTGCAGTTATTTTACCCAACTATCCAAACAAAGATAGCCGATTAGCAAATGGAGTAGGGTTAGACACACCAGAAAGTTGTATTGTATTATTAGAAGCTTTACATAAAGCAAATTATAATGTAGGAAAGCAATTACCTAAGTCAGGAACAGCATTGATGCATTGGATAACACAAGTAACTACTAATGATACAAGCACTACGCAAACCAGACCACATGCAATTCTATATAGTTTATCAGATTTTAAAAAACGGTTTGATACTATTTCAATAACATTACAAGAGAAAATAGTTGAACAATGGGGTACACCAGATAACGATCCTTATTTTACGGAAGAAGGCTTTATAGTTTCCGGATTTTTATTAGGAAATGTTTTTGTGAGTATTCAACCTTCCAGAGGTTATAATCAAGATCCACAAGCAATTTATCACTCTCCAGATTTAGCACCTACTTATCAATATTTGGCATATTATTTCTGGTTACAAGATACATATCAAGCAGATGCTGTAATTCACTTAGGTAAGCACGGAAATTTAGAGTGGTTACCAGGGAAAAGTGTATCTCTAAATCCAGAAACTTGTTTTCCAGCTATGTTGTTCGATGCATTGCCTCATTTTTATCCGTTTATTATTAATGATCCAGGAGAAGGAACACAAGCAAAACGAAGAAATCAAGCTGTAATTATAGATCATTTGATTCCACCGATGACGCGAGCAGAAAGCTATGGAAGCTTGATGAAGTTAGAACATTTAGTTGATGAGTATTATGAAGCATCGAATTTAGATCCAAAACGCTCAAAAGTATTAGAACAAGAAATAGCCAATTTAGTTAAAGAAACACAATTAAATGTAGATTTAGGAATTACCTCTGATGATGTTGATGAGTTATTGGTAAAATTAGATGGTTATTTATGCGAACTAAAAGAAGCGCAAATTCGTGATGGTTTACACATTTTCGGAAAAGCCCCTATAGATGAGCAATTGATTGATTTATTAATAGCCTTACATAGGATGCCAACGTATAATCAAAAAGGAATTACACAAGTATTGGCAGAAGATTTTGGGATTAAACAAAACATTCTAACGTTAGATTATACTGAAAAACTAGAAATAACTATTGGTGAAAAAGATTGTAAAACTGTGGGGCAGATTATTGAGCAGTTAGAATTGATAGCGAAACAGCAGTTAATAGAATTTCTAGAAGAAGGTATTTTATCAGAAGCCTATCCAAAACTGAATGAAGTTTTAATTATTATTAAACAAAAAACGTTAATAGCTGTAAATAATACTACAGAAGAAATAACCAATTTGTTAGAAGGATTAAATGGATATTATGTGCCTTCGGGGCCATCTGGAGCTCCAACAAGAGGTCGTGTAGATTTATTACCAACGGGTCGTAATTTTTACTCTGTAGATGTTCGTACCATTCCAACGGAAACAGCTTTTCGTTTAGGAGAAAAAAGTGCAGCATTAATTATTGATAGATACATACAAGAACATGGCGAATACCCTGAAACTATAGGAATATCGGTTTGGGGAACTTCTACCATGCGAACTGGAGGAGATGATATAGCACAAGCCTTTGCATTAATGGGGGTAAAACCAATTTGGAAAAATGCGAATAGAAGAGTAAGCGATTTTGAAGTAATTCCGCTATTAAAACTCCAACGTCCAAGAGTAGATGTTACTTTACGTATTTCTGGTTTCTTTAGAGATGCTTTTCCAGATGTAATCAACCTATTTAATACCGCTGTGGCTAAAATAGCAGAATTAGATGAACCATTAGAAGAAAATCCTATTCGTAAACGATTTTTAGAGGAAAGTAACGATTGGGAAACTAAAGGTTTAATTAAAGAAGAAGCTAAACAACGCGCATTGTATAGAGTTTTTGGGTCTAAACCAGGTGCATATGGAGCAGGTTTACAAGCAGTAATTGATGAGAAAAATTGGGAAACGCAAGAAGATTTAGCCAAAGTATATATCAATTGGAGTGGTTATGCCTATGGAAGTTCTAAACAAGGAGTTTCAGCACATGAATCTTTTACAAACAGATTGCAAGCTATGCAAATTGTAATGCACAATCAAGATAACCGAGAACATGACATTTTAGATAGTGATGATTACTATCAATTTCAAGGTGGATTAGCCAATGCAGTGGCTACAGTAAAAGGCAGTGATGCTGAGATATATTTCGGAGATCATTCAAGACCAGAAACTCCCAAGGTAAAAACCTTAAAAGAGGAGCTTTTAAAAGTGTACCGATCAAGAGTTGTAAATCCAAAATGGATTTCTGGGGTACAACGTCATGGATATAAAGGTGCTTTTGAAATGGCAGCTACTTTAGATTATTTGTTTGCTTATGATGCTACCACTAATTTAATTGATGATTTTATGTATGAGGGAATTACTGAACGTTATTTATTAGATGAAAAAAATAAAACCTTTATAAAAGAAAACAATCCGTGGGCTTTAAAAGATATGAGTGAACGTTTATTAGAAGCCATACAACGTGGGATGTGGCAAGAACCTTCAATGGAAATAAAGCAACAATTAGAAAATTTGTATTTAGAAGGAGAAGGAATTATAGAATAGTTTGCTAGGGGTTTTTAGTTTAAGTACTACATTTTTAGAGGAGATATTGCATTATATTAACGTTTACCCTTTTTTCATTCAGTACATTGTGTTATATTTATATACTTAGTTTATAGAAGAGTAGCTTTTGTTGTTTCTACACGGAAAATGTTGGAAGTATCTTAGGTTTTATCTTTTTTTAAAAGTTCAAAATGCAAGTAGCTAATATTCCAGAGAATGAAGAAAAAAGAGTTGAGGCTTTAAAAAGTTTCAATATTTTAGATACCTTACCAGAAGAGGCATATGATAATATTACTAAGATTGCAGCGGAAATATGTAATACTCCTATAGCTCTTGTTTCTCTTGTAGGTCCTGATAGGCAGTGGTTTAAATCTACTTACGGTTTAGATGCAAAAGAAACATCTAGAGATTATGCCTTTTGCGCGCATAGCATATTAGAACCTGAAAATTTATTCATTGTTCCAGATGCTACCAAAGATATTCGTTTTAAGGACAACCCATTAACAAAAAATGAACCTCATGTAGTATTTTATGCTGGAGCACCATTAAAAACTAAAGATGGTTACCCAATAGGAACTTTATGTGTTATTGATAATGAACCCCGTGAAGCACTTACTGAAGGACAAAAAGAGTCTTTAAAAGCATTGTCTAAACAAGTAATGAGGCTTTTAGATTTAAGACAAAAGAATATTGTTTTAGAGCAAGCAAATAAAGAAATTACAAGGTTAAATACAGAGTTAACACAATTTGCATACAAGTTAACACATGATTTAAAAGCGCCCATTCGTGGGATTCATTCTTTAGCAGAGTTTGTGAAAGAAGATTTAGAAGAAGAGGCTAATAATGAAAAAAACATTAAACTAATAGAGCTTATATCATCAAAGACGGTGTATATGGAATTGATGATAGAACAACTTTTACTGTATACGAAGGTAACAAATGCAGAAATTAATTTTGAAAATTTTAATTTAGAATTGTTGCTAAAGAGTATTTTAAAGAATTGTGATTTAGAAAATAAAATAAGTATAGATTTTAAAGAATTAGCTATAGATGTTGTTCATTCAAAAGTTTGTTTTACTCAAATTTTTCAAAACCTTTTAACCAATTCTAATAAATTTTGTGACGAAAGAGAATGTATAGTAGAAGTTCTTTTTTCACAAAATAAAGACTTCCTTCAGTTTACTTATATGGATAATGGCCCTGGGATATCCTTGGCATATAGAGATAAAGTTTTTTTAATGTTTGAAACTCTAAAAACTTCTAATTACCAAAGTACTGGCATAGGGTTGGCTACGGTTAAATCAATTATTACTAGGTTAGGAGGGAAGATTTCTTTAAAAGAAAGAGAAGATGGAAAAAAAGGAGTTTGTTTTGAGTTTACAATACGTAAATCAAATTTTTATAAACAAAGACAAGAGGTATAGTTTATACAAATAATATTTATTTTAAAAAGTACTGTACTACCCAATAAATTTGGGACTAATTTTCTAAGCGACTTTATTTAATTTATTATAGTATTCGATTTCTAGAGGCGTTTTTATGTTGTATAAAGTTTTTTAGAACTGTCTTTTATGTGGTAAATGGTAGTTTTTATAGATGCGGTTTGGTGTTTAAGATGCTGTTTTTGTTTTGAATATTTGTACAATAATTACTGTGGTTCGTTTTTATTCTAAAGTTTCTTTATAAAACTTATAGTCTAAATCTTCTGGGACTCCAAGCTCGGTTCTAGCAACTAGGTATTTGGTTTTATTATCAAACTTATTGATTCTGTATTTTTCATTTTTTAGTAGTTCAATAATATAATAGTTAGTAATTTCTTTATTAATTTTAGAGTCATCAAAATAATCATTCAAATGGTTTTGCTCATTTTTACACGGATGTTGAATGGCTATGATGAAATTTTTAGTATTCCCAATGGCAAAAACATCATGGCTAATAATAATGTTTTCAGGATTAAATTCACTGTTATTATTTGACCGCGATATTTGCCAAAATTTATCGTCCCAAGCAATTAAATAAAAGTCCCTAGTAATTTTACCGCTATATTCATTTGCTCCAAAATAACAACTAAAGAAGGTTATTGGAATTAACAATAAAATAGTTCTTTTCATTTTTTCAAAATTACAACCAAGAAGCGTTGCACAATAGTTAACGATTAGCTGTAGTTTTTTAATTGCTTTATAGTATTTCTTTTTAAGAATTAAATGTCTCATTATATGAATTAGCCAATACATATGTTTTTTCTCTTAAAAAATTAGAAAGATCCTCAATATTAGTATGTCTATTTTGATCCTTTACAGGTATAGGATTTCCAATTCTAACTTTAACAATCTTCTTTTTCTGAGTAAAAAATTCTGAAGGAAGTTTAGCTGTACGTAAAAAACCACTAATTCCCGAAAGCCAATAAAACAAATTACTGTTTTTAGC encodes the following:
- a CDS encoding GAF domain-containing sensor histidine kinase gives rise to the protein MQVANIPENEEKRVEALKSFNILDTLPEEAYDNITKIAAEICNTPIALVSLVGPDRQWFKSTYGLDAKETSRDYAFCAHSILEPENLFIVPDATKDIRFKDNPLTKNEPHVVFYAGAPLKTKDGYPIGTLCVIDNEPREALTEGQKESLKALSKQVMRLLDLRQKNIVLEQANKEITRLNTELTQFAYKLTHDLKAPIRGIHSLAEFVKEDLEEEANNEKNIKLIELISSKTVYMELMIEQLLLYTKVTNAEINFENFNLELLLKSILKNCDLENKISIDFKELAIDVVHSKVCFTQIFQNLLTNSNKFCDERECIVEVLFSQNKDFLQFTYMDNGPGISLAYRDKVFLMFETLKTSNYQSTGIGLATVKSIITRLGGKISLKEREDGKKGVCFEFTIRKSNFYKQRQEV
- a CDS encoding AAA family ATPase: MQHKTKFPFTAIIGQDDFKLCLLLNLIDPTIGGVLATGDKGTGKTTTVRALSQLMGKDFPFINLPIGATEDRVLGSVNIEALINQKKTIVDKGLIAKANQGFLYIDEINLLNDYLMDVLLDASSSGGYHLEREGISQWLESRFCLVGTMNPEEGDLRPQLKDRFGLSVNITTPKDIAIRKKIAIQRLDFDTTPTDFYEKRKEQELRLKTEILSAKHKLTEVTLSEEVQNEAAKLTIEANVEGMRADILLLKTARAYAALLNQDKVTVEMLHRIATYVLQHRSKDFIPPESNNDKKEGENKEQEKPDKKDNQTQGNNSFQLPESVQNGLKFSITQTSKKKEVILPTKTLKKTPYIATPSPSIALVKTIKNYMATEKFTAIYKQVTEKAAAKIVFLLDTSASMAVDKQLGYVKGIVQKTINRYPTKKVEYAIITLDNSSAKVVQDFTSDNAILNKISHQLRAGGKTNLGCAFFKVFELLKSINKKAVQLFVLTDGKINSGKENPFEYAIQSYKTYLSKLNNTTIIDTENGFVKLGRAKLLADTLKVNYIPLTSL
- the cobN gene encoding cobaltochelatase subunit CobN produces the protein MHLIATIPGGWNPDDDGVFYIEQQPGDIVFLSAGDTEIHTVNEAYKKLYDQEREGLPSLRMTNLVYLKQELTIDNYLEDVLEKAKVIVCSLLGGISYYKYLVESLVELQEETNCVLLFIPAHEPDYELMKLSSVDIQMVHHCRQYLQQGGKTNAVNFLNYIRKHFFNQTIEVAIAEQIDDLFLYTFENGIVTQEELDSSLDRSKSITVLLAYRTHFLANNLEPLQVLSQSLIDQGMQPVVVFANNLRDPDTLVNLEKLMTNSGTRKIATMINTTGFTIKSSDTTDFIFDRLGIPVLQAIFSTTNKTVWEEGMFGLPPTDIAMNVALPEIDGRIIGRAVSFKKEIQKDELTDSTIVKYEAHQPACEFMARLAKNWITLQGKKNKEKRIAVILPNYPNKDSRLANGVGLDTPESCIVLLEALHKANYNVGKQLPKSGTALMHWITQVTTNDTSTTQTRPHAILYSLSDFKKRFDTISITLQEKIVEQWGTPDNDPYFTEEGFIVSGFLLGNVFVSIQPSRGYNQDPQAIYHSPDLAPTYQYLAYYFWLQDTYQADAVIHLGKHGNLEWLPGKSVSLNPETCFPAMLFDALPHFYPFIINDPGEGTQAKRRNQAVIIDHLIPPMTRAESYGSLMKLEHLVDEYYEASNLDPKRSKVLEQEIANLVKETQLNVDLGITSDDVDELLVKLDGYLCELKEAQIRDGLHIFGKAPIDEQLIDLLIALHRMPTYNQKGITQVLAEDFGIKQNILTLDYTEKLEITIGEKDCKTVGQIIEQLELIAKQQLIEFLEEGILSEAYPKLNEVLIIIKQKTLIAVNNTTEEITNLLEGLNGYYVPSGPSGAPTRGRVDLLPTGRNFYSVDVRTIPTETAFRLGEKSAALIIDRYIQEHGEYPETIGISVWGTSTMRTGGDDIAQAFALMGVKPIWKNANRRVSDFEVIPLLKLQRPRVDVTLRISGFFRDAFPDVINLFNTAVAKIAELDEPLEENPIRKRFLEESNDWETKGLIKEEAKQRALYRVFGSKPGAYGAGLQAVIDEKNWETQEDLAKVYINWSGYAYGSSKQGVSAHESFTNRLQAMQIVMHNQDNREHDILDSDDYYQFQGGLANAVATVKGSDAEIYFGDHSRPETPKVKTLKEELLKVYRSRVVNPKWISGVQRHGYKGAFEMAATLDYLFAYDATTNLIDDFMYEGITERYLLDEKNKTFIKENNPWALKDMSERLLEAIQRGMWQEPSMEIKQQLENLYLEGEGIIE
- a CDS encoding cobyrinate a,c-diamide synthase, with the protein product MAKAFLIAAPWSNSGKTTITLGLARYFSNEGLKVQTFKCGPDYIDTIHHTTAARNPSVNLDSVLMSDAHIQEVFTKYSSVADVNIVEGVMGLFDGAEKDKGSSAEIAKKLNIPVVLVVNAKAMAYTIAPILHGLKTFDPAVKIAGVLFNFVRTESHYAFLKEACDSVGLTSLGYIPPNDAIKIPSRHLGLHIDTSFEEVIENAASHIGKHIKVDVLINEVAREVEVIKGVSNGLSNGFKPIGKIAVAKDEAFTFTYLENLNYLKELGEVTFFSPLHDNTLPEADIIYLAGGYPELYLEQLSTNTQMREAIKKAAEKGVKILAECGGMMYLGNQIINQEGISYPMVGVFDFSTTMENKKLHLGYRKVVFEDETIWGHEFHYSSIMQDDYSSVAEIYTARNKEINTKVYSYKNVLASYIHLYWGEGNFNWFPKGINSLGKEEKDYYFVTFATAKSRISDRMVKYNSRKFIKELDPLIFETDDIEQMRQLFKEAFKRYEMDVDCFNILPDHIHILLKINSEKELAIQIKNLKGYTSYKFQRFKEWEKGTQKVWVQKFHRKKISKTDGSIERVTNYIKNNHYKHQERWGEEMSEFIASLIQGDCQGD